ACAGCATTTTCCATTTCATCTTTTACAATCCTTTTAACTATATCTATTTCATCGTCAATTGCTTCAACTATCAATTCATCATGAACTTGTAGTATAAGTTTTGATTTCAAATTATTTTCTTCTAATTTTTTGTGAACATTTATCATGGCAATCTTTATTATATCTGCTGCACTTCCTTGTATTGGTGCATTCATTGCAAATCTCTTTCCTCTATTTCGCTCCATAAAATTGCTAGACTTTATTTCTGGTATATATCTCCTTCTGTTTAAGATAGTCACAGCATAACCATCTTCACTAGCCTTTTCTACTGTAGTATCCATAAACTCTTTTATCTTATGATATTTAGCAAAATAACTTTCTATATACTCTTTTGCTTTTGGCACAGGTATATTTAAATCATCAGCCAATCCAAAATCACTTTTACCATATATAATACCAAAGTTTACTGCCTTAGCTGCACCTCTTAATTCACTAGTTACATCTTCCATAGAAACATTGAAAACTTGTGAAGCTGTTTTAGTATGAATATCTTCATTATGTTTAAATGCTTCTATCATATTTTCATCTTGACTCATGTGTGCTAGAACTCTAAGTTCTACTTGTGAATAATCGGCATCAACTAGCTTACAATTTTCATCTGCAATAAACACCTTTCTTATTTTTCTACCCATTTCCATTTTTATAGGTATATTTTGAAGATTTGGTTCTGTAGATGAAATCCTTCCAGTAGTTGTTATAGTTTGATTGAATGATGAATGAATTCTATTGCTTTCTGGGTTTATTATGTTTAGAAGGCCTTCAACATAAGTAGAATTCAGCTTTACTATTTGTCTATACTCAGTTATTTTGTCGATTATTTGATGTTTATCCCTTAATTTTTCTAAGACATCTGCATTAGTTGAGTATCCAGTTTTGGTTTTTTTGATTATTGGAAGCTCTAATTTTTCAAACAATATAACACCTAGTTGTTTTGGTGAATTTATATTAAATGGCTCTCCTGATAATTCATAGATTTCCTTTTCTAGTGTAGAAATTATCTCTTTAAATTCAATACTTAGGTCATCTAATATACTCTTATCTACTTTTATGCCTTCATACTCCATATGACCTAAAACTTCCACTAAAGGCATCTCTACATGATAAAAAAGACCATCCATACTCATATCGATTAAACTTCTTTCCATCATAGGAATTGTTTCTTTAACTGTGCATATTATTTGCCCCATATACTCAGCCAAATCTTCAAATTCTAAATCTTCGTAGTTCTTAGATTTAACACCTTTACCTAGTAATTCTTCTCTTGATTTGACTTTTTTTGATAAGTATTTCATAGCTATAGCACTACAGTCATATGATGTAGATGAAGTAGAATCTATTAAATACTCAGCTATTGTTATATCAAAATTTATATTTTCCAAGTTTATATTATATGGCTTTAAAGATATATAATCATCTTTTAAATTATATCCAAATTTCTTGACTTCTTTATTTGAAAGTATAGCATCTAATTTTGTCACTTCATCTGAATCTATATAATATATTTTTTCTCCATCTACACTTATAAAGATATATATTATATTTTTTTCAAGTATATTACCTTGTCCTCTAACAGTTTTTAAAATAACTTGTCCTTTTTTATTTACTTCATCTATAAATTTATCTATATCTTTTAATTTTAATATTTCTATTTTTTCTTCTACTTGTTCAGTATCATCTGAGTCAACCAAATCAACTAATCTTGATAAAAGACTTGTAAATCCAAAATATCTAAACTTATCTAAAAGTTCATCTTTATCATAATCGCCAAAAATCATACTATCTAAATTTACTTCTATTGGTACATCCCTTATAATTGTTGCAAGTCTTTTGCTTTGAATAGCTATTTCTTTATTTTCTTCTATCTTCTTTTTTACGCTTCCTTTAAGTTTATCTGTATTTTCTATTAAATTTTCTATGCTAGAAAACTCTTTTATAAGTTTTATTCCTGTTTTTTCTCCTATTCCAGGTACTCCTGGTATATTGTCCGACTTATCTCCCATAAGCCCTTTTAAATCAATAAACTGAGTTGGAGTCATTTCATATTTTTCAATTACAGAATTAAAGTCATATTCTTCAACTTCTCCTACACCTTTTTTTGTTATAAGAGTAGTTGTCTTATATGAAGCAAGTTGAATGGCATCTTTATCTCCAGTTACTATGTATACCTTATATCCATTATCCTCTGCCTTTTTAGAAACAGTTCCTATAATATCATCTGCTTCATAACCATCTATTTCTAGTCTATTTATTTTAAACTTATCTAAAAGGTCTTTTAGGGGCTGTAATTGCTCTGCTAATTCATCTGGCATTCCCTTTCTTCCTGCTTTATACTCTTTATACTCTAAATGTCTAAATGTAGGTGCTTTTCTATCAAAAGCTACACTTATATGTGTTGGTTGATATATATCTATTATTTTGAACAACATTGTCGTAAATCCGTATATAGCATTAGTTTTTAAACCTTCTTTATTATTCATTTCTGGCAAAGCATAAAATGCTCTATTTATTATTGAATTTCCATCTATTATAATTAATTTTTTTTCCAAATTATATCACTCCTAAAGATTCTCTATTTTTGTAACATATATATTATATACCAATATGCTATTATTTAATATTCCCATAATAATAATAGTATATTAAAATTAAATATGTTGCAAACAATATATTTTTTTGCTATAATAATAAACATGACATGACCGAGTGGTGGAATTAGTAGATGCAGTGGACTCAAAATCAACTGTGTTGATTCATAAGTTTTTGTAAGAAAAGTCTAGTATTTATGATATTTTTACAGCTTAATGAGTATTTTGTATTCAATGTTCCTCTTGCATATTCTTGGAAAATCTGGTAGGATATACAAGTAGTTCGGATTTAAAATATAAGCCGCTGTGGCGGAACTGGCAGACGCATACGACTCAAAATCGTACGGGAAACCATATGGGTTCGAGTCCCATCAGCGGCACCAATAAATTAAAACTCTTTAGTTTAGACTAAAGAGTTTTTTTATTGTCATATTCCCTAAATAATCACCAATATTTTCTATTAGTGTAATATAACCAATTAAAAAATACTCTAGTGCATCTGTTTAACAATAGAAATAAAATCACAAAGATTCTTAGACATCCACTTATCTTTATGATGAATGAGTTGAGAAACAATGTTATAGTTTGTAACATATGGAATCTTAATTAACTCATGCCTTTTTAATTCTTTCTCTACTGCAAGCTCTGGTAGAAGACACAATCCAAGATCACTAAGCACTGTTTGTTTAATTACCTGAATACTTCCTGTTTCAAGAACTATTTTAGGAACTACAGATGACTCAGATAATTCTTTTTCAAATAGACTTCGATAACAACAGCCCTCACCTGTTAAAATAAAAGGAATATCTTGAAAGTCCTGAGTGGACACATTTTCTTTTAATGCTAATTTACTTTCTGGAACAGATAAAACATATATTGGCTCATTATTTTTCAATACAGAAACAACAGACTTATCCTCAACAGGCGAATCAAGGATAAATGCAATATCAATTGTATTGTCTGCAAGTAATGGAATAAAATCAGATGAATCCAAAGTTTTCAAAAACAAATCAACCTCAGGATGCTTTTCTTTATATATCTTAATAATTTCAGGTAGTTTAAAAATACAAATAGATTCTGAAGCTCCAATAACAATACGACTTGAATTATCTTGGTCCTCATACATTTTTTTAATATCAGATGAAAGTAGAATCATTTTTTTTGCATAGGGAATTAATTTTTCTCCTTCTCTAGTTAATGTAACACTTTTTCCTATACGCTCAAAAAGGCGTACATCTAATTCTTTTTCTAGCTGCTGTATCTGAGTTGTAATATTTGATTGTGCATAATTAAGATGTTCAGCAGTTTTAGTAAAGTTTTTGATTTTACTAAGTGTTAAAAAGGTCTTAAGATGTTTTAACTCCATATTTATCACGCCTCCAGTATTATCTAAATTTAAGATTGATATAATCAAATCAATCTATTTCACAAATAGTTAAATAAATGTTAGCATATACATATGCTAAAAGTCAAATAAAACCAATAATTACAGGAGGCTTATAATGTTAACAAAATCTAATATAATTAAAGAAGTAAATAATATCAAGCAACTATATGTATATAAAAAAATAGGAATTATCAATAATAATGTACTAAGTGTTGTTCAGGTGGCAAATAGAAGTTTAGATTTTCATGTTCATAAGAAATCAGATGAACTATTTTATGTAATTGAGGGAGAATTTGAATTAGAAACTCAAGAAGGATTAACAAAAGTTGAGGAAGGAGAATTTGTTATTGTACCAAAAAATACAGTTCACAGACCTGTCGTTAAGGAACTTACAAAATTTCTAATGCTTGAATTAGATGGAACTCTTAATAAAGAAAATAGTGGAGATTTATATGAAGATTAATCAATTTAAAGATATATAAAATTACTTACAAATAAAATGCTACAATATTTTCTTTAAAACCTATATAATCTTTATATATAAAAAAGCCACAAGATAAAATATATACCTGTGGCTTTTTATAAATTTATATAATTGTATATTAAAAATAACATCTAAAATTCTCTTGAGAATATAAAACTTACAATGTTAATATTTTTATTGTAATTTTAATTTTTTATTACAACTTTTTATCCAACTTATTATACACAACTACCCCACAAATAAATTGAAATAAAAGAAGTAACCCAAGTCCAATTAAAACCCATTTACTTATTACCATTACTGAAAATACACTCAATATAGAGACAACAAATATAATAACCACTAAAACATAAGACATAATTTGGTTGGTAATACGACCAGATTTATCGCGCAACATAATTCTTCTCTCATCATTCATCTCTATTTTTTGATTTTCCACCTTTCTTTCATACTCTTTAGCCCTTTCAGGTTTATTCCAATATATATATTGAAATATCATACCTATTCCAGGCCCTAAAGATGCTCCAGCAAGCCCCCATATAAAAGCTTCAAATGAAAACTCTGTCAATGTAGCCAATAAAATAAATAAAAGTCCAAAACCAAGATAAACAATACCCATATATAATCTGTTCTTTTTCATTTTTACTCCTCCTCATAAATAAATATTTCTTCAATACTCATATCAAAGTATCTTGCTATTTTAAATGCTAAAATAATTGATGGGTTATATCTGCCATTTTCTAATGAACCAATCGTTTGTCTTGAGACTTGTAAAGCAGTGGCAAGTTCTTCTTGCCTTATGCCCTTCTTTTTTCTTATTTCTTCTAATCTATTTTTCACATTTACCTCCTTAAATCATTTTAGTTCATGTAAAGTTTACTTTCCATAATTATACACCCATATGCAATTTATGTAAAGTTTACTTTCCATACTTAACAAAAAATAACAGACTATCTTTAGTCTGCTATTTTAAACTTTCATCTTATTTTTCTAGTTTTGATTTTGTTTTCTAATTGGAATCCAAACTTCTACTGTATAATCAGGAGCCTTAATATCACCTTTAGGGTAAAGTTCTATATCTGGTAAACTAGCATACTCATACCCAGAGCTTGGTAACCATTCAGTAATAATTCTTTTTTGTAATTCCTGTATAGCAGTAGCATTTGGCATTGGAGAAACACATTCAAATACTGCCCATGTACCTGATGGTATAAAATATTCATAAGTATTTTCTAAAGTATGCCTATCTGTTGGAGCAGCAATATAATAGTCTAGGTCCTTTCCATTCGTGCATTCACTGACTCCAAGCAACCCATAAGGTTCATGATTTATTAATTTCAAAAGTTTTTCAATCATTCCACTTTGTATAGATTTATCCCATAACTTGGGAACCTTATCAAAACATTCCTCTACAATCATATTCATATGTTCTTTTACTCCAACAATACGAAAACCCTTTTTTTCCACAATACGATATTGCATTTCTACATTTCCCTTTACATAAATAGTTAGGGTTATCCTAGGATATGCTTTTAAAACAACTCCTTTTGCTC
This sequence is a window from Clostridioides difficile. Protein-coding genes within it:
- the polA gene encoding DNA polymerase I — its product is MEKKLIIIDGNSIINRAFYALPEMNNKEGLKTNAIYGFTTMLFKIIDIYQPTHISVAFDRKAPTFRHLEYKEYKAGRKGMPDELAEQLQPLKDLLDKFKINRLEIDGYEADDIIGTVSKKAEDNGYKVYIVTGDKDAIQLASYKTTTLITKKGVGEVEEYDFNSVIEKYEMTPTQFIDLKGLMGDKSDNIPGVPGIGEKTGIKLIKEFSSIENLIENTDKLKGSVKKKIEENKEIAIQSKRLATIIRDVPIEVNLDSMIFGDYDKDELLDKFRYFGFTSLLSRLVDLVDSDDTEQVEEKIEILKLKDIDKFIDEVNKKGQVILKTVRGQGNILEKNIIYIFISVDGEKIYYIDSDEVTKLDAILSNKEVKKFGYNLKDDYISLKPYNINLENINFDITIAEYLIDSTSSTSYDCSAIAMKYLSKKVKSREELLGKGVKSKNYEDLEFEDLAEYMGQIICTVKETIPMMERSLIDMSMDGLFYHVEMPLVEVLGHMEYEGIKVDKSILDDLSIEFKEIISTLEKEIYELSGEPFNINSPKQLGVILFEKLELPIIKKTKTGYSTNADVLEKLRDKHQIIDKITEYRQIVKLNSTYVEGLLNIINPESNRIHSSFNQTITTTGRISSTEPNLQNIPIKMEMGRKIRKVFIADENCKLVDADYSQVELRVLAHMSQDENMIEAFKHNEDIHTKTASQVFNVSMEDVTSELRGAAKAVNFGIIYGKSDFGLADDLNIPVPKAKEYIESYFAKYHKIKEFMDTTVEKASEDGYAVTILNRRRYIPEIKSSNFMERNRGKRFAMNAPIQGSAADIIKIAMINVHKKLEENNLKSKLILQVHDELIVEAIDDEIDIVKRIVKDEMENAVNMDVHLDVDLNVGSSWYETK
- a CDS encoding LysR family transcriptional regulator, with amino-acid sequence MIISILNLDNTGGVINMELKHLKTFLTLSKIKNFTKTAEHLNYAQSNITTQIQQLEKELDVRLFERIGKSVTLTREGEKLIPYAKKMILLSSDIKKMYEDQDNSSRIVIGASESICIFKLPEIIKIYKEKHPEVDLFLKTLDSSDFIPLLADNTIDIAFILDSPVEDKSVVSVLKNNEPIYVLSVPESKLALKENVSTQDFQDIPFILTGEGCCYRSLFEKELSESSVVPKIVLETGSIQVIKQTVLSDLGLCLLPELAVEKELKRHELIKIPYVTNYNIVSQLIHHKDKWMSKNLCDFISIVKQMH
- a CDS encoding cupin domain-containing protein, with amino-acid sequence MLTKSNIIKEVNNIKQLYVYKKIGIINNNVLSVVQVANRSLDFHVHKKSDELFYVIEGEFELETQEGLTKVEEGEFVIVPKNTVHRPVVKELTKFLMLELDGTLNKENSGDLYED
- a CDS encoding helix-turn-helix transcriptional regulator, which encodes MKNRLEEIRKKKGIRQEELATALQVSRQTIGSLENGRYNPSIILAFKIARYFDMSIEEIFIYEEE
- a CDS encoding AraC family transcriptional regulator codes for the protein MEWINKLNQAITYIEDNLENGVDYAEAAKIACCSTFHFQRMFSYIAEVPLSEYIRRRRMTKAAFELQNSNIKILELSDKYGYDSPTSFNRAFQNIHNISPSAARAKGVVLKAYPRITLTIYVKGNVEMQYRIVEKKGFRIVGVKEHMNMIVEECFDKVPKLWDKSIQSGMIEKLLKLINHEPYGLLGVSECTNGKDLDYYIAAPTDRHTLENTYEYFIPSGTWAVFECVSPMPNATAIQELQKRIITEWLPSSGYEYASLPDIELYPKGDIKAPDYTVEVWIPIRKQNQN